One region of Faecalibacter bovis genomic DNA includes:
- the gcvT gene encoding glycine cleavage system aminomethyltransferase GcvT — protein sequence MKVTALNQKHKDLGAKMVPFAGYEMPVQYAGVNQEHFVVREKVGVFDVSHMGQFFLKGEKSTDLLQYLLTNDVTKVAIGQAQYNAMPNEKGGIVDDLIIYKMADDEWLAVVNASNIDKDWEWMNKHNTFGVELTNKSDEMSLLAIQGPKAIEAMQSLTDINLAEIPFYHFAIGTFAGIENVIISATGYTGSGGFEIYFANEQANEMWDKVMEAGKPFDIEPCGLAARDTLRLEKGYCLYGNDINDETTPLEAGLGWVTKLDTGFISSDIIKAQKEAGVEKKLVGFKMIERGIPRHDYKVVDDYENTLGIVTSGTQSPMLKQGIGLAYVHVDFAKVGTNIRIQIRDKNVLAEVVKLPFV from the coding sequence ATGAAAGTAACTGCATTAAACCAAAAGCACAAAGATTTAGGTGCAAAAATGGTTCCTTTTGCTGGATATGAAATGCCAGTTCAATACGCAGGTGTAAACCAAGAACACTTTGTAGTTCGTGAAAAAGTTGGTGTTTTTGACGTTTCTCACATGGGGCAATTCTTTTTAAAAGGTGAAAAATCAACTGATTTATTACAATACTTATTAACAAACGATGTTACTAAAGTTGCAATAGGACAAGCGCAATATAATGCAATGCCAAATGAAAAAGGAGGTATTGTTGATGATTTAATTATCTATAAAATGGCTGATGACGAATGGTTAGCTGTTGTTAATGCGTCGAATATTGATAAAGATTGGGAATGGATGAACAAGCACAACACTTTTGGTGTTGAATTAACGAACAAATCAGACGAAATGTCTTTGTTAGCTATCCAAGGACCAAAGGCTATTGAAGCAATGCAATCTTTAACGGATATTAATTTAGCTGAAATTCCTTTTTATCATTTCGCAATCGGAACTTTTGCGGGTATTGAAAATGTAATTATTTCTGCAACTGGATATACAGGTTCTGGAGGTTTTGAAATTTACTTTGCTAACGAACAAGCAAACGAAATGTGGGATAAAGTTATGGAAGCGGGTAAACCTTTCGATATTGAGCCATGTGGTTTAGCAGCTCGTGATACTTTACGTTTAGAAAAAGGTTACTGTTTATATGGTAATGATATCAACGACGAAACGACTCCATTAGAAGCCGGTTTAGGTTGGGTTACTAAATTAGATACAGGATTTATTTCTTCTGACATTATTAAGGCACAAAAAGAAGCAGGTGTTGAGAAGAAATTAGTTGGTTTCAAGATGATTGAACGTGGAATTCCTCGTCACGATTACAAAGTTGTTGATGACTATGAAAACACTTTAGGAATCGTAACTTCTGGAACACAATCTCCAATGTTAAAACAAGGAATTGGTTTAGCTTATGTTCATGTAGATTTTGCAAAAGTTGGAACTAATATTAGAATTCAAATTCGTGATAAAAATGTTTTAGCAGAGGTAGTTAAATTACCTTTCGTTTAA
- a CDS encoding YiiX/YebB-like N1pC/P60 family cysteine hydrolase, whose translation MKKINNLFPILILSLLFFSINSCNKNISLRKADTHDTIGNSLLSIHDLDNGDLILVSAQTKDLSGAINRVTQVSEKRNYDHVGLIEKTKDSIFVLHASPSGGSQREEINHFYQTQTKKNNNIVIYRLKPEFQHTIPDAILTAKSLVGKAYNWNYILNDDTFYCSDFIERAFRKDYVFKLIPMNFKNPETGKFDDYWIDFYAKKNLKIPQDEPGTNPNQIAESEKLEEIGPLLIYPK comes from the coding sequence ATGAAAAAAATAAATAATCTTTTTCCTATCCTAATATTGTCTTTATTGTTTTTCAGTATAAATAGTTGTAATAAAAATATATCATTAAGAAAGGCAGATACTCATGATACAATTGGTAATTCCCTTCTTTCTATTCATGATTTAGATAATGGAGATTTAATTTTAGTAAGTGCACAAACTAAAGATTTATCTGGTGCAATTAATCGAGTAACTCAAGTTTCTGAAAAACGCAATTATGATCATGTAGGTTTAATTGAAAAAACAAAAGATTCTATTTTCGTGTTGCATGCCTCACCTTCAGGTGGTTCCCAACGAGAAGAAATCAATCATTTTTATCAAACCCAAACAAAAAAGAATAACAATATTGTAATTTATCGGTTAAAACCCGAATTTCAACATACTATTCCTGATGCCATTTTAACTGCAAAATCATTAGTAGGAAAAGCTTATAATTGGAATTATATTTTAAATGATGATACGTTTTATTGTTCAGATTTTATCGAAAGAGCTTTTAGAAAAGATTATGTTTTTAAATTAATTCCCATGAATTTTAAAAATCCAGAAACTGGAAAATTTGACGATTATTGGATTGATTTTTATGCTAAAAAGAATCTAAAAATCCCACAAGATGAACCTGGTACTAATCCAAATCAAATAGCCGAATCTGAAAAACTTGAAGAAATAGGTCCTTTATTGATTTACCCGAAATAG
- the idi gene encoding isopentenyl-diphosphate Delta-isomerase produces the protein MEEYVVLVDREDNELGLMEKQQAHVAGLLHRAFSVFIFNSKGELMLQQRAATKYHSPTLWTNTCCSHPRENESYKNAAHRRLMEEMGFDCDLSYKFHFIYKASLDNGLTEHELDHVFIGTYDGEPELNPSEVMAYRWVEMDDLKKDIQKNSQNYTAWFKIIFDQYISHIEA, from the coding sequence ATGGAAGAATATGTAGTATTGGTAGACCGAGAGGATAATGAATTAGGTTTGATGGAAAAACAACAAGCGCATGTTGCTGGTTTGTTGCATCGTGCTTTTTCGGTTTTTATATTTAATTCTAAAGGTGAATTAATGTTACAACAGCGCGCCGCAACCAAATATCATTCGCCAACTTTATGGACCAATACATGTTGCAGCCATCCACGTGAGAACGAGTCTTACAAAAATGCAGCACATCGTAGATTGATGGAAGAAATGGGATTTGATTGCGATTTATCGTACAAATTTCATTTTATTTATAAGGCAAGTTTAGATAATGGTTTAACAGAGCACGAATTAGATCATGTATTTATTGGTACTTACGACGGAGAGCCAGAATTAAATCCAAGTGAAGTAATGGCGTATCGTTGGGTAGAAATGGATGATTTAAAAAAAGATATACAAAAGAATTCTCAAAACTATACCGCTTGGTTCAAGATTATTTTTGACCAATATATTTCTCATATCGAAGCATAA
- a CDS encoding biotin--[acetyl-CoA-carboxylase] ligase has protein sequence MKIITFDTLPNTNDYLSDLSKKDANSWTVIHTYNQTEGRGYAGNKWIEEENKNLTFSLLIKSDLEYMELIYLNQWIANSIYKSLSQFSKGFEIKWPNDIILNGKKICGVLVENSKSKDGMNSVIGIGVNLNQTDFNHLPKATSLANETDKVYDIMTILEHIVLTFKNEYYLIEDKNFDEISSYYNNKLFRKDVISTFIKNGVEVKGIIREATNRGTLIVEIDNERLEFLHKQIELVF, from the coding sequence ATGAAAATTATCACGTTCGATACACTTCCCAATACGAATGATTATTTATCTGATTTATCCAAAAAAGATGCCAACTCTTGGACTGTCATACACACCTACAATCAAACGGAAGGTAGAGGTTATGCAGGAAATAAATGGATAGAGGAAGAAAATAAAAATTTAACCTTTAGTTTATTGATAAAAAGTGATTTAGAATACATGGAATTGATCTATCTAAATCAATGGATTGCTAATTCTATCTACAAATCGCTAAGCCAATTCAGTAAAGGGTTTGAAATAAAATGGCCTAATGATATAATTCTTAATGGAAAAAAAATATGTGGCGTTTTGGTGGAGAACTCAAAGTCTAAAGATGGGATGAATTCGGTGATCGGAATTGGTGTGAATTTGAATCAAACTGATTTTAATCATTTGCCTAAAGCAACGTCTTTGGCGAATGAAACTGACAAAGTGTATGACATTATGACTATTTTGGAACATATTGTTTTGACTTTTAAAAATGAATATTACTTGATTGAAGACAAAAATTTTGACGAAATAAGTTCTTATTACAATAATAAATTATTTAGAAAAGACGTAATTTCAACTTTTATTAAAAATGGAGTAGAAGTTAAAGGGATTATAAGAGAAGCTACAAATAGAGGTACATTAATTGTAGAAATCGACAACGAAAGACTAGAATTTTTGCACAAACAAATCGAACTTGTTTTTTAA
- a CDS encoding UvrD-helicase domain-containing protein: MLQAGDFKIYNASAGAGKTYTLVKEFISLLLKDESVYRFEHILAITFTNKAANEMKERIIETLEELADTTKTFDDYILSLSAELNLEPTIIQERARKILIAILHNYSKFSISTIDKFNLRLMKSFAQDLGLSMNFDVEMNTQEIIEESVDLLYSKIGEDQKLTETMISIALDNMDDNKSWDIRKSLSSDTVNISNDRNLEHLENLRNVSLDDFVAYRKTIFEDIKDIKDGIVYIGEAFLDLLNKNGLTLADLPGKTTQGVGAFLNKLIKWDKYSPLPSIDGAKKHVYEGKYLETKKINPVAEQIFPEIKTLFEQFLKLNNKLILLSNIQKNISSISLINEVEKSLESIKKESNVLLINEFNTKISKHLRDQPANFIYERIGSRYNHYFIDEFQDTSTLQWQNFDPLIENARAQSDTIMLVGDAKQSIYRWRGGNPAQMIGLIENKEDLNIKVQELDTNWRSHENIIQFNNELYTHIAPKLNLQEYQNLYIKGNKQKHNHRKDGYVQIQFIENLERSKDQFKEENLTYVLEYINQCRENGFLLSDIAILVRSNAQGISIAKHLTENNIVVISNEALLLKNSYEIQLLEYLFKIAANPLDEQSKIRFIMVAFELELFKSEDLTSTIEKAINKKLDGFIDLMKELTIDLTFIKNENLSLYDFTEKAIRSLNLEEKSPAYILTFLDVILEYTSKNESDLNSFLEYWQTAKDKSSVKTPKGVDAVQIMTIHKSKGLEFPVVIIPFLDWTPKNNKIWIPLEKTEVNPFENFYLGINNDLKTIQDDSIKKAIEDEENLVQMDEINTLYVATTRAKEQLYLIALKPKESSKSHSIANYIHDFITSKGITEDKAILFGTPERLSTIDSKPNDSKEIKIHSLDWNNKLTVNTNSERAQKKLELTEYANAIHNVLAQIKTSDDVEKTIALEHQRGTISAENLDKIKKGIEIILSNSVLVPYFAKGLKVLNERDFIDQSGEIFRADRVVIDNENNCTIIDYKTGQPETTHHFQINQYASFFQQLGYTIKEKLLIYIDEAHEKINIVAVD, encoded by the coding sequence TTGTTACAAGCAGGCGATTTTAAGATTTACAATGCTTCTGCCGGAGCAGGTAAAACGTACACGTTAGTAAAAGAATTTATTTCTTTGTTATTGAAGGATGAAAGTGTTTATCGTTTCGAACACATTTTGGCCATTACTTTCACTAACAAAGCAGCTAATGAAATGAAGGAACGTATTATCGAAACTTTAGAAGAATTAGCTGATACAACTAAAACTTTTGATGATTATATTTTATCTCTTTCCGCAGAATTAAATCTTGAACCAACAATTATTCAAGAACGTGCACGTAAAATCTTGATCGCTATTTTGCACAATTACTCAAAATTTTCAATTTCTACAATTGATAAATTCAACTTGCGTTTGATGAAATCATTTGCTCAAGATTTGGGATTATCGATGAATTTTGATGTAGAAATGAACACGCAAGAAATTATTGAAGAATCTGTTGATTTATTGTATTCAAAAATTGGTGAAGATCAAAAATTGACAGAAACCATGATTTCTATTGCCTTAGATAATATGGACGATAACAAATCGTGGGATATTCGAAAATCACTTTCGTCCGATACTGTCAATATTTCTAATGATCGAAATTTAGAGCATTTAGAGAATCTTCGTAATGTATCATTGGACGATTTCGTTGCATATAGAAAAACAATTTTTGAGGATATTAAAGACATCAAAGATGGTATCGTTTATATTGGTGAAGCCTTTTTAGATTTATTAAATAAAAATGGTTTAACATTAGCAGATTTACCTGGGAAAACTACACAAGGAGTCGGCGCTTTTCTAAATAAATTAATTAAATGGGATAAATATTCTCCATTACCTTCTATTGATGGTGCTAAAAAACACGTTTATGAAGGTAAATATTTAGAAACTAAAAAAATAAATCCTGTTGCTGAACAAATATTTCCTGAAATTAAAACACTATTTGAACAATTCTTAAAACTTAATAACAAATTAATTTTACTATCAAATATTCAGAAAAATATTTCTTCGATTTCGTTAATTAATGAAGTAGAAAAATCTTTAGAATCGATCAAAAAAGAATCAAATGTTTTATTGATTAATGAATTTAATACCAAAATCAGTAAACATTTACGCGATCAACCTGCTAACTTTATTTACGAACGAATTGGTAGTCGTTACAATCATTATTTTATAGATGAGTTTCAGGACACTTCTACTCTACAATGGCAAAATTTTGATCCGCTGATTGAAAATGCTCGTGCTCAATCAGACACAATTATGTTGGTTGGCGACGCGAAACAATCTATTTATCGTTGGCGAGGTGGAAATCCTGCACAAATGATTGGCTTGATTGAAAATAAGGAAGATTTAAACATCAAAGTTCAAGAATTAGATACCAATTGGCGAAGCCATGAAAATATTATTCAGTTCAATAATGAATTGTATACGCACATCGCTCCAAAATTAAATTTACAGGAATATCAAAATCTATATATAAAAGGAAATAAACAAAAACATAATCACAGAAAAGATGGTTATGTTCAAATTCAATTTATTGAAAATTTAGAACGTTCGAAAGATCAATTTAAAGAAGAAAATCTAACGTATGTTTTAGAATATATCAATCAATGTAGAGAAAATGGATTCTTGTTAAGTGATATTGCTATTTTAGTTCGTAGCAATGCGCAAGGAATTTCTATTGCGAAACATTTAACTGAAAATAATATTGTCGTAATTTCCAACGAAGCTTTATTGTTAAAGAATTCATACGAAATTCAGTTGCTTGAATATTTATTTAAAATCGCTGCAAATCCGTTAGACGAACAAAGTAAAATTCGTTTTATTATGGTAGCTTTTGAGTTAGAATTATTCAAATCTGAAGATTTAACTTCTACGATTGAAAAAGCAATCAATAAGAAATTGGACGGATTTATTGATTTAATGAAAGAGTTAACTATCGATTTAACCTTTATCAAAAATGAAAATCTTTCGTTATACGATTTTACAGAAAAAGCGATCCGATCTTTAAATTTAGAAGAAAAATCGCCTGCTTATATTTTAACTTTTTTAGATGTTATTTTAGAATATACTTCTAAAAACGAGTCGGACTTGAATTCATTTTTAGAATATTGGCAAACTGCAAAAGATAAATCATCTGTAAAAACTCCAAAAGGAGTTGATGCGGTACAAATTATGACGATTCATAAATCGAAAGGATTAGAATTTCCGGTCGTGATTATTCCGTTCTTAGATTGGACTCCGAAAAACAATAAAATTTGGATTCCATTAGAAAAAACTGAAGTAAATCCTTTTGAAAATTTTTATTTAGGAATCAATAATGATTTAAAAACAATTCAAGACGATTCAATTAAAAAAGCCATTGAAGATGAAGAAAATCTTGTTCAGATGGACGAAATTAATACATTGTACGTAGCAACAACTCGTGCAAAAGAACAATTATATCTTATTGCTTTAAAACCTAAAGAATCATCAAAATCACATTCGATTGCAAATTATATCCACGATTTTATTACATCGAAAGGGATTACAGAAGATAAAGCTATATTATTTGGAACACCCGAAAGATTAAGCACAATAGATTCGAAACCAAATGATTCTAAAGAAATTAAGATTCATTCTTTGGATTGGAATAATAAATTAACCGTAAATACAAATTCGGAACGAGCACAGAAAAAATTAGAGCTTACTGAATATGCCAATGCGATACATAATGTGTTGGCACAAATAAAAACAAGTGACGATGTTGAAAAGACGATTGCTTTAGAACATCAACGCGGAACAATATCTGCAGAAAATTTAGATAAAATTAAAAAAGGAATCGAAATAATTTTATCCAATTCAGTTTTAGTTCCGTACTTTGCAAAAGGATTAAAAGTGCTAAACGAGCGAGATTTTATTGATCAAAGTGGTGAAATTTTTCGTGCCGATCGTGTGGTAATTGATAATGAAAATAATTGTACAATTATCGATTATAAAACTGGTCAACCAGAAACAACGCATCATTTTCAAATCAATCAATACGCAAGTTTTTTCCAACAATTAGGTTACACAATCAAAGAAAAATTATTAATCTACATTGACGAAGCACATGAAAAAATTAATATTGTTGCAGTTGATTAA
- a CDS encoding peroxiredoxin — protein MQIGDHIPSFSLEDSKGNWFNSDEYLYKKYFVLFFYPMDFTPGCTKEACSFRDIKKEFDQLDAIIVGINGQSTSSHEKFSKKHDLNYPLLSDKKGILTKRLGIKKTFGLITPRETFVFNKEGKLIKHIASNRADLHIEDALEAIKKDQEN, from the coding sequence ATGCAAATAGGAGATCACATCCCATCGTTTTCTTTGGAGGATAGCAAAGGAAATTGGTTCAATTCAGACGAATATCTATATAAAAAATATTTTGTATTGTTTTTTTATCCAATGGATTTTACGCCAGGTTGTACCAAGGAAGCATGCAGTTTTAGAGATATTAAAAAAGAATTTGACCAATTAGATGCTATCATTGTTGGTATCAATGGTCAATCGACTTCTTCACATGAAAAATTTTCGAAGAAGCACGATTTAAATTATCCGTTACTTTCTGATAAAAAAGGGATTTTAACAAAACGATTAGGTATTAAAAAGACATTTGGTTTAATAACACCAAGAGAAACGTTTGTATTTAATAAAGAAGGAAAATTAATTAAACATATCGCATCTAACAGAGCAGATTTACATATAGAAGATGCCTTAGAAGCTATAAAAAAAGACCAAGAAAATTAA
- the uvrC gene encoding excinuclease ABC subunit UvrC gives MNDNVKLKLASLPETPGVYQYYNKNGDLLYVGKAKNLKRRVNSYFNKTHDSKRLRVLVKNIDNIETINVNSEYDALLLENNLIKEHQPRYNILLKDDKTYPWICIKKERFPRIFSTRNVIKDGSEYFGPYSSVKTMKILLGLIKDLYQVRTCTFDLSEKNIENNKYKVCLEYHIGNCLGPCEGYQSEEDYDEQINAIRNIIKGEFSEAKSYLIDKMTKYASNLQFEKAQIIKDKLGILAKYQAKSTIVSPTISNVDVFSITSDEEYAYINFMKIYQGAIIQSHTEEWKKKLDETDEDLLERGIIDFSERFNLNSKEIYVPFELSIEIPFRKIIVPKIGEKKHILDLSIKNTKIYRLEQLKQTKIVDPDRHTNRIMSQMKTDLRLPKEPRHIEGFDNSNIQGTNPVSACVVFKDGKPSKKDYRIFNVKTVEGPNDFATMEEVIYRRYSRVLAEGEALPDLILIDGGKGQLSSALNSIDRLGLRGKISIIGIAKRLEEIYYPGDPYPLYLDKTSETLKVLQHVRDESHRFGITRHRNRRSNNAFKSELDDIPGIGPQTIKELLTNFKTVQKIKSASLEELTNIVGKSRAEKIKAYFSNENNANIG, from the coding sequence ATGAATGATAACGTTAAATTAAAATTAGCCTCATTACCCGAAACTCCTGGAGTTTATCAATATTATAATAAAAACGGGGATTTACTATACGTCGGAAAAGCTAAAAATCTTAAACGACGCGTAAATTCTTATTTCAATAAAACTCATGATTCTAAACGATTACGAGTTTTAGTAAAAAATATTGATAACATCGAAACTATCAATGTCAACTCAGAATATGATGCACTTTTATTAGAAAATAATCTAATTAAAGAGCATCAACCTCGTTATAACATCTTGTTAAAAGATGACAAAACATATCCTTGGATTTGTATTAAAAAAGAGCGTTTTCCTAGAATTTTCTCCACTCGTAATGTAATCAAAGACGGATCTGAATATTTTGGTCCTTACTCTAGTGTTAAAACAATGAAAATTTTATTGGGGTTAATCAAAGATTTGTATCAAGTGAGAACGTGTACGTTTGATTTATCTGAAAAAAATATTGAAAATAATAAATACAAAGTTTGCTTAGAATATCACATCGGAAATTGTTTAGGTCCTTGCGAAGGTTACCAATCAGAGGAAGATTATGATGAACAAATTAATGCGATACGAAATATTATAAAAGGTGAATTTAGCGAAGCAAAAAGTTATTTGATTGATAAAATGACAAAATATGCTTCGAATTTACAATTCGAAAAAGCTCAAATCATAAAAGATAAATTAGGGATTTTGGCTAAATATCAAGCTAAATCTACTATTGTTTCTCCAACAATTTCTAACGTTGATGTATTCTCTATAACTTCTGATGAAGAATATGCCTACATCAATTTTATGAAAATTTATCAAGGTGCAATCATCCAATCACATACGGAAGAATGGAAGAAAAAATTAGATGAGACAGACGAAGATTTATTGGAAAGAGGAATTATAGATTTTTCTGAACGTTTTAATTTAAACTCTAAAGAAATTTATGTTCCATTTGAATTGAGCATCGAAATTCCATTCAGAAAAATAATTGTTCCTAAGATTGGCGAAAAGAAACACATTCTTGATTTATCAATTAAAAACACTAAAATTTATCGTTTAGAACAATTAAAACAAACAAAAATTGTTGATCCGGATCGTCATACAAATCGTATTATGAGCCAGATGAAAACTGATTTACGATTACCAAAAGAACCACGCCATATCGAAGGTTTTGATAATTCTAATATTCAGGGAACAAATCCAGTTTCGGCTTGTGTTGTTTTTAAAGATGGAAAACCAAGTAAAAAAGATTATCGCATTTTTAATGTTAAAACAGTTGAAGGTCCGAATGATTTTGCGACGATGGAAGAGGTTATTTACAGAAGATATTCTCGTGTTTTAGCAGAAGGTGAAGCATTACCAGATTTAATTTTGATAGATGGTGGAAAAGGTCAATTAAGTTCTGCCTTAAATTCTATCGATCGATTAGGGTTAAGAGGAAAAATATCGATTATCGGGATTGCAAAACGATTAGAAGAAATCTATTATCCTGGCGATCCATATCCTTTATATTTAGATAAAACTTCTGAAACATTAAAAGTATTACAACATGTTCGCGATGAGTCTCATAGATTTGGTATTACGCGTCATCGCAACAGAAGAAGTAACAATGCTTTTAAATCAGAATTAGATGATATACCTGGAATTGGACCCCAAACAATTAAAGAATTATTAACAAATTTTAAGACGGTACAAAAAATAAAATCTGCATCTTTGGAGGAACTAACTAATATTGTCGGTAAATCCCGTGCAGAAAAAATTAAAGCCTACTTTTCAAATGAAAACAATGCCAATATTGGATAG
- the rsfS gene encoding ribosome silencing factor, with translation MIDTQYTKDLLDSIVDGITNVKGEEITILDLREIENAFTQYFVICNGKSNTQVSAIAASIERTVKTEMHERPYSIEGTQNKHWILMDYTNVIVHIFQEEYREYYDIESLWGDAVETRIEMNY, from the coding sequence ATGATAGATACACAATATACAAAAGACTTATTGGATAGCATTGTTGATGGAATTACAAATGTTAAGGGAGAAGAAATTACAATTTTAGATTTAAGAGAAATCGAAAATGCATTTACTCAATATTTCGTAATTTGTAATGGAAAGTCAAATACACAAGTTAGTGCAATTGCAGCTTCAATTGAAAGAACTGTAAAAACAGAAATGCACGAAAGACCTTACAGCATTGAAGGTACACAAAACAAGCACTGGATTTTAATGGACTACACAAATGTAATTGTTCATATCTTCCAAGAAGAATACAGAGAATACTACGACATCGAAAGTTTATGGGGTGACGCAGTAGAGACTCGTATCGAAATGAACTATTAA
- a CDS encoding 6-pyruvoyl trahydropterin synthase family protein, which translates to MKVTINRKAHFNAAHRLNNPNWTEEKNREVFGKCSNPNYHGHNYELIVSVKGDIDPESGFVMNLDVLRKIIEDEVEEYLDHKNLNLDIEYFKTINPTAENIVVLIWNRIRAKLDDKLDLKVTLYETPRNYVEYEGE; encoded by the coding sequence ATGAAAGTAACAATTAATCGTAAAGCACATTTTAACGCTGCACATCGTCTGAATAACCCTAATTGGACTGAAGAAAAAAATAGAGAAGTTTTCGGAAAATGTTCAAATCCGAATTATCACGGACATAATTACGAATTAATTGTTAGTGTAAAAGGAGATATTGATCCTGAAAGTGGTTTTGTAATGAATCTTGATGTGTTAAGAAAAATTATTGAGGATGAAGTTGAAGAATATTTAGATCATAAAAATTTGAATTTAGATATTGAGTATTTTAAAACTATAAATCCAACAGCAGAAAATATTGTTGTTTTAATATGGAATAGAATTCGTGCTAAATTGGATGATAAACTAGATTTAAAAGTAACTCTTTACGAAACACCTAGAAATTACGTAGAATACGAAGGAGAATAA